One Octopus sinensis linkage group LG21, ASM634580v1, whole genome shotgun sequence DNA segment encodes these proteins:
- the LOC115222848 gene encoding SOSS complex subunit B2 has protein sequence MDGHPAFMQIKDIRPGLKSLNVAFIVLEIGKPTRTKDGHDVRSCKVADKSGSVNVSVWDEAGCLLQTGDICKLTKGYSSLWKGCLTLYTGKNGEITKMGEFTMQFIETPNMSEANLDFKQDVPGQRKSPPSEQPDNGNSSQSMIMNQGPPVPNNAIMARPPMPVPMGVPPGVPTGNGQVGPSGFNNRMPRPNLPRGVGVGGGGGGGGAAMNGRGRGNRR, from the exons atGGACGGCCATCCTGCATTTATGCAAATCAAAGACATAAGACCTGGTCTGAAGAGTCTTAATGTTGCTTTTATTGTTCTGGAAATAG GTAAACCTACTCGAACCAAAGATGGACATGATGTGCGGTCGTGTAAAGTGGCCGATAAATCCGGTTCGGTCAACGTGTCCGTGTGGGACGAAGCAGGCTGTTTGCTACAAACCGGAGACATCTGTAAGCTGACGAAAGG TTATTCCTCACTTTGGAAAGGATGTTTGACACTGTATACTGGCAAGAATGGTGAAATCACCAAAATGGGAGA ATTCACGATGCAGTTTATTGAGACACCAAACATGAGTGAAGCCAATTTAGATTTCAAG CAGGATGTCCCTGGTCAGCGGAAGTCTCCTCCATCAGAACAACCAGACAATGGAAACTCCTCTCAGTCAATGATAATGAACCAAGGCCCACCTGTACCGAACAATGCCATTATGGCCAGACCCCCGATGCCAGTTCCTATGGGCGTCCCTCCTGGTGTTCCTACAG gTAATGGTCAAGTCGGTCCCAGTGGTTTCAACAACCGAATGCCCAGGCCAAACCTACCGAGAGGAGTAGGGGttggtggaggcggcggtggtggaggaGCTGCAATGAATGGACGTGGAAGAGGCAACCGCAGATAA